Genomic segment of Blastocatellia bacterium:
CAGCGGGAGCTGATCTAACGCACAGGCTCGCAGCCTCAGGCGCTTAACAGCTTCACCGATGCCCCGCTCAGGCGTCCCTGAGTAGATTGACTGGCCAGCAAAAGCGGGTCAAGTCAGTCCTCTATCAAGATACAAGGTGCTTCAATCTAGCAGACCATGTGAGTAAAATATGACAGGATTCAATTATGTTTATTAACTTCTTACGAGAGGTTTGGCGAGAAGTGGAGCCTATATTCAAGCATGGATTCGTTGCTGCATCTATTGCTCTCATTGCGGCTGGGCTTCTAAAACTCTTTGAAAGAGTGCTACCAAGTGATTATGCCGATGATTTACACCACATTGATCATATTTTGGTTGTGGTTTTATTCTGGCTATTCGGCGGATATACCTTAGGCTTTCTGGCAATTCGACTTGGGCATCATCTGTATAAAGAATTTCGCGGCACTATTGATAATCAAAAGGAATCCAAACCAAGTGTGGTGCATCTAACCCCGCAACCAGTCACAGAGAATATAGAACCTGTTATCTTACAGGATGGTATCCATTTGCCGAATAACCAGAATGAGCTATAACACGACAGGGAGGTAGAGATTTGAAATCAAGTGCGCAAAGACTGTTTTTTAAGCAACTCAGATTAGGTTTACAGGGGCAGACGTTCTTCGGGACTTTTTTGCTTTATGCTTTGGGTATTATTGTTCTAACGCCCATCGGTTTTCTTATAAGTCAGAAATGCGACCCACAAACGGTGAAAATAGTTATACCTTTACTGGTATCACTATTCGTTATTGGCGAATACACTTATTACCTACTATCAGCGTCTAGAAAAAAGCTAGATGGGTTTAAGAATGATCGCCATAGCCCTAGATTCGGCGATAGTCCGAACGTCAGGCTTCAAGATCAAGTGAACCATCTGAACGGCATACTTGGTCGTTTAGTGCGATTTTATCGCTTAAATGTATATGGTGATTTAGTCTTAAGTGAACGAGCAGCCACCTTGATGGGCCATATGGCATTTTTGCTAACAATAAACTTTATGTTTTACGCTGCTGCTTGGACCCTCTTCTGGAATGGGATTTTTTCTCATAATTTATTAGGCCTAAGTGGATACACAATTCTTGCTCTATTTGGAGGAATGATTTTCGCTTCGGCAATGGTAGTTCAAGAAATTACGTTTATGACGGCTAGGACATCCACTAGTTGGTCCCAAAGGCTAGGCTCATTAACAATTCGCCTCATAATTGTTTTTGGAGTTTCCTTCATTATTAGTCAACCAATAGAGCTCCTCGTCTTCAAGAAACAGATAGAACACAGAATTCAAGAGGAAGACATCCGTAAAATAGCAGCAAAACTTACCGAAGACTATCCACTTGATTGGAGATTAGGCACTGAACCCAACTTACTTAAAGAGAGAGCAGAGCGAACTCACAAAGAATTGAGTCGCATACAGGAGGAACAAGTCAACTTGAGAAGGGAGATGAAGAACACTCAGGCAGTTCTCGCTTCTGCGAAGAGACGCTTCGCTAATGCTAAAAATAGGCAAGCTCGCCGACACGCAGCTAAACACATTCAGTTTTATGAAGCGAAGCTAAGTAGGATACAAACTTACCTAAATCAGACACAGGAGAAATTCCCAGTGATGCTGAAAGAGGCAGAGGCACTGGATAAACAGCAAAATAGAGCTACGGAAATGGCTAACTGGCAAGAATTGGTTGCTGAAGTACAAAAAGCTAACGCCAAAGCGAAATTTGATAAAGAGGGAGTAGATAGTCCTGAGAAGTATGATTTATTCAGACAACTGCGTGTTTTGTATGATCTTAAGGCAGGAAATCCGCCACGTTGGCCATACATGAGTCAAGTGCAAATAGAGCAAATCAGTGAGAAGGTCGGACTTGATATCTTACCTTACCGAGTGGATACAACTTTATTAAATGGAGTTTATTGGGTGGTTATTGGAATTACTATGGTAATGCCTCTATTAGTTTTGTCAGTTAAAACGCTATTACCCCAAGAATTAAAAGACTATTATAACCGCACCTAACAATGCGTTGCAGCCGAGCGCGGGCAGCGCTTTTCTTATAGTTTCTTTGAGTGCCGCTCCCGCTCCGGCTGAACGCGGGCGTTAGGTGCCAGCACGTCACTTGAACTGAGATAAAGTGTAAGACCAACAAAATAACACTAGTAATCATATAGTCATATTGCCATATAGAAACGTCTGGTATACTCCATTCAGATTTAGCCCAAAAGCGAGGTGATAGATTCTAAATATTGGGGAAGATGTTATGGCAACTGCTCTTTTAGAAAAAATGCATACTAAGTGGAATACTCATAAGAAAATTACAATTTTAATTTCAGTTTTTACTGTGGTCATATTGGCATTACAAGCAATATACAACCTATACCAAGATAGGTGGAGAGAGATTGAATTTCTTAAAAGCGAGATAGTGACCAAACGGGAAGAAAACTCAAAGCGAGCGGACATTCCGAGAATTAGTTTGACAGTTAATACCCTTGAGAGGACAGGTCTCTCCAAACAAATGTTAGAGAATCTAAACGCTTTACCTTCAACTATCGAAATAAAGCATGTTGCGGGAGGCACTGCAAAAGGGCTGCGGCTCGATATTCATTGCGATAAAGAAATAATAAA
This window contains:
- a CDS encoding DUF4407 domain-containing protein — encoded protein: MKSSAQRLFFKQLRLGLQGQTFFGTFLLYALGIIVLTPIGFLISQKCDPQTVKIVIPLLVSLFVIGEYTYYLLSASRKKLDGFKNDRHSPRFGDSPNVRLQDQVNHLNGILGRLVRFYRLNVYGDLVLSERAATLMGHMAFLLTINFMFYAAAWTLFWNGIFSHNLLGLSGYTILALFGGMIFASAMVVQEITFMTARTSTSWSQRLGSLTIRLIIVFGVSFIISQPIELLVFKKQIEHRIQEEDIRKIAAKLTEDYPLDWRLGTEPNLLKERAERTHKELSRIQEEQVNLRREMKNTQAVLASAKRRFANAKNRQARRHAAKHIQFYEAKLSRIQTYLNQTQEKFPVMLKEAEALDKQQNRATEMANWQELVAEVQKANAKAKFDKEGVDSPEKYDLFRQLRVLYDLKAGNPPRWPYMSQVQIEQISEKVGLDILPYRVDTTLLNGVYWVVIGITMVMPLLVLSVKTLLPQELKDYYNRT